A genomic window from Glycine max cultivar Williams 82 chromosome 17, Glycine_max_v4.0, whole genome shotgun sequence includes:
- the LOC100796846 gene encoding translocase of chloroplast 90, chloroplastic isoform X2: protein MNIFTHVYDVSGVLYCCKLPFSSWSYGVLFSYYCSRMKGVRDWVFSQILSKSLVSPSPLSASNSLYAGEHRNGDVNEQDHSASSVSSPIPSDSSNSSYGDQSNQHSSSLQLVSDTEIYQYQHNTNGRRKDTLAKVEELQVKFFRLLQRLGQSRENFLVAKVLYRMHLASLIRAKESDLKRVNHSSSRARAIASEQEATGMPQLDFCCRILVLGKTGVGKSATINSIFGQAKTTTGAFQPATNCIQEVVGNVNGLNLTFIDTPGFLPSSTNNMKRNKRVMLSIKRFIRKSSPDIVLFFERLDFINAGYVDFPLLKLVTEVFGSAIWFNTIIVMTHSSSAIPEGPDGYTFNYESYISYCTNIVQQHIQQAVFDSKVENPVLLVENHSRCPQNIMGEKILPNGQVWRSQLLLFCICTKVLGDVNSLLKFQNSVELGPLNSPRIPSMPHLLSSLLRHRLVSNLSGTDDEIEEILLSDKKEEDEYDQLPSIRVLTKSQFEKLPEPLKKDYLDEMDYRETLYLKKQLKEDYQRRKEKLLSTDKKFLNGDNPDDQQAPTEPVLLPDMAVPASFDSDCHSHRYRCLVSDDQLLVRPVLDLQGWDHDVGFDGINLETTTEIKKNVYASVVGQMNKNKQDFSIQSECTAAYVDPLGPTYSMGVDVQSSGKDFICTVHSNTKLKNIKHNIADCGVSLTSFVKKYYVGAKLEDTVFVGKRLKFVLNAGRMEGAGQMAYGGSFEANLRGEDYPVRNDNVSLTMTVLSFNKEMVLSGSLQSEFRLSRSSKASVSANLNSRKMGQICIKISSSEHLQIASVAILSIWKFLSRRKETKNLVKEVMD, encoded by the exons ATGAATATTTTTACTCATGTTTATGATGTGTCTGGGGTGTTATACTGCTGCAAATTACCATTTTCTAGTTGGAGTTATGGAGTTCTCTTTTCATATTATTGCAGTAGGATGAAAGGTGTTAGAGATTGGGTTTTCTCTCAAATACTATCCAAATCACTGGTCTCGCCTTCACCATTATCTGCCAGTAATAGTCTCTATGCTGGAGAACATCGGAATGGAGATGTTAATGAGCAAG ATCACTCAGCTAGTTCAGTATCATCACCCATTCCTTCTGACTCATCAAACTCTTCATACGGTGATCAGAGTAATCAGCATAGTTCCTCCTTGCAGCTAGTTTCAGATACAGAAATCTATCAGTATCAACATAACACTAATGGAAGACGGAAGGATACTTTGGCCAAGGTTGAGGAGCTCCAAGTTAAATTCTTCCGATTGCTCCAACGCCTTGGCCAGTCACGAGAAAATTTTTTGGTTGCTAAGGTTCTTTATCGGATGCACCTGGCATCTTTGATTCGTGCCAAGGAATCAGATCTGAAAAGAGTTAATCATAGTAGCAGTAGAGCTCGAGCAATAGCAAGCGAACAGGAAGCTACCGGTATGCCTCAACTGGATTTCTGCTGCAGAATACTTGTCCTTGGAAAAACTGGAGTTGGTAAAAGTGCTACCATAAATTCTATATTTGGTCAAGCAAAAACCACCACCGGTGCTTTTCAACCTGCTACTAATTGCATCCAAGAAGTTGTGGGAAATGTCAATGGGCTTAACCTAACATTTATTGATACCCCTGGTTTCCTGCCTTCCTCCACCAAcaatatgaaaagaaataagAGGGTCATGCTTTCTATAAAGAGATTCATTAGAAAGTCCTCTCCAGATATTGTTTTGTTCTTTGAACGGCTTGATTTTATCAATGCTGGTTATGTTGACTTCCCACTTTTGAAACTTGTAACTGAAGTGTTTGGCTCGGCAATTTGGTTCAACACCATCATAGTCATGACTCATTCTTCCTCTGCCATTCCTGAAGGACCTGATGGTTATACTTTTAATTATGAGTCATATATTTCTTATTGTACTAATATAGTACAGCAGCATATACAACAGGCAGTGTTTGATTCTAAGGTTGAAAACCCTGTACTTTTGGTGGAGAACCATTCTCGATGCCCACAAAATATTATGGGAGAGAAAATTCTCCCAAATGGACAAGTTTGGAGATCTCAACTCTTGTTATTTTGCATTTGTACCAAAGTTTTGGGTGATGTAAATTCTCTTCTAAAGTTTCAGAACAGTGTAGAGCTAGGGCCATTAAACAGTCCCCGCATTCCTTCTATGCCCCATCTCCTTTCGTCTCTCTTACGCCATCGACTTGTATCCAATCTAAGTGGGACTGATGATGAAATTGAGGAAATATTACTCTCtgataagaaagaagaagatgaatatgaTCAACTTCCATCCATACGAGTGTTGACAAAATCTCAGTTTGAAAAGTTGCCTGAGCCACTAAAAAAAGATTATCTGGATGAAATGGATTACAGGGAAACTCTTTACTTAAAGAAGCAGTTGAAAGAAGACTATCAGAGGCGCAAAGAGAAACTACTCTCAACAGATAAAAAGTTTTTGAATGGTGATAACCCTGATGATCAACAGGCACCTACTGAACCTGTTTTGTTACCGGATATGGCTGTTCCTGCAAGTTTTGACTCAGATTGCCATAGCCATAGAtatcgttgtcttgtttctgATGACCAATTGCTTGTGAGACCTGTTCTTGATCTACAAGGATGGGATCACGATGTGGGCTTTGATGGTATAAACTTGGAGACTACTACAGAAATAAAGAAGAATGTATATGCCTCAGTTGTGGGACAGATGAATAAGAACAAACAGGATTTCAGTATTCAATCTGAGTGTACTGCAGCTTATGTTGATCCGTTGGGCCCTACTTATTCTATGGGTGTTGATGTTCAATCCTCCGGTAAAGATTTCATTTGTACCGTTCATAGCAACACAAAGTTGAAAAACATAAAGCACAATATTGCTGACTGTGGTGTTTCTTTAACATCTTTTGTTAAGAAGTACTACGTGGGTGCAAAACTTGAGGATACTGTGTTTGTTGGGAAgagattaaaatttgttttgaatGCTGGCCGCATGGAAGGTGCAGGACAAATGGCATATGGTGGGAGTTTTGAAGCTAATTTACGAGGGGAAGATTATCCTGTAAGAAATGACAATGTAAGCTTGACGATGACAGTCCTCTCTTTCAATAAAGAAATGGTGTTGAGTGGAAGTTTACAATCCGAGTTCAGGTTATCTAGAAGCTCGAAAGCATCTGTAAGTGCTAATCTAAATAGTCGTAAAATGGGGCaaatatgtataaagataagtAGCTCGGAGCATTTACAAATTGCCTCGGTTGCAATTCTCTCGATTTGGAAATTCCTATCACGTAGAAAGGAAACTAAGAACTTGGTGAAGGAAGTAATGGACTGA
- the LOC100796846 gene encoding translocase of chloroplast 90, chloroplastic isoform X3 gives MKGVRDWVFSQILSKSLVSPSPLSASNSLYAGEHRNGDVNEQGSDHSASSVSSPIPSDSSNSSYGDQSNQHSSSLQLVSDTEIYQYQHNTNGRRKDTLAKVEELQVKFFRLLQRLGQSRENFLVAKVLYRMHLASLIRAKESDLKRVNHSSSRARAIASEQEATGMPQLDFCCRILVLGKTGVGKSATINSIFGQAKTTTGAFQPATNCIQEVVGNVNGLNLTFIDTPGFLPSSTNNMKRNKRVMLSIKRFIRKSSPDIVLFFERLDFINAGYVDFPLLKLVTEVFGSAIWFNTIIVMTHSSSAIPEGPDGYTFNYESYISYCTNIVQQHIQQAVFDSKVENPVLLVENHSRCPQNIMGEKILPNGQVWRSQLLLFCICTKVLGDVNSLLKFQNSVELGPLNSPRIPSMPHLLSSLLRHRLVSNLSGTDDEIEEILLSDKKEEDEYDQLPSIRVLTKSQFEKLPEPLKKDYLDEMDYRETLYLKKQLKEDYQRRKEKLLSTDKKFLNGDNPDDQQAPTEPVLLPDMAVPASFDSDCHSHRYRCLVSDDQLLVRPVLDLQGWDHDVGFDGINLETTTEIKKNVYASVVGQMNKNKQDFSIQSECTAAYVDPLGPTYSMGVDVQSSGKDFICTVHSNTKLKNIKHNIADCGVSLTSFVKKYYVGAKLEDTVFVGKRLKFVLNAGRMEGAGQMAYGGSFEANLRGEDYPVRNDNVSLTMTVLSFNKEMVLSGSLQSEFRLSRSSKASVSANLNSRKMGQICIKISSSEHLQIASVAILSIWKFLSRRKETKNLVKEVMD, from the exons ATGAAAGGTGTTAGAGATTGGGTTTTCTCTCAAATACTATCCAAATCACTGGTCTCGCCTTCACCATTATCTGCCAGTAATAGTCTCTATGCTGGAGAACATCGGAATGGAGATGTTAATGAGCAAG gTTCAGATCACTCAGCTAGTTCAGTATCATCACCCATTCCTTCTGACTCATCAAACTCTTCATACGGTGATCAGAGTAATCAGCATAGTTCCTCCTTGCAGCTAGTTTCAGATACAGAAATCTATCAGTATCAACATAACACTAATGGAAGACGGAAGGATACTTTGGCCAAGGTTGAGGAGCTCCAAGTTAAATTCTTCCGATTGCTCCAACGCCTTGGCCAGTCACGAGAAAATTTTTTGGTTGCTAAGGTTCTTTATCGGATGCACCTGGCATCTTTGATTCGTGCCAAGGAATCAGATCTGAAAAGAGTTAATCATAGTAGCAGTAGAGCTCGAGCAATAGCAAGCGAACAGGAAGCTACCGGTATGCCTCAACTGGATTTCTGCTGCAGAATACTTGTCCTTGGAAAAACTGGAGTTGGTAAAAGTGCTACCATAAATTCTATATTTGGTCAAGCAAAAACCACCACCGGTGCTTTTCAACCTGCTACTAATTGCATCCAAGAAGTTGTGGGAAATGTCAATGGGCTTAACCTAACATTTATTGATACCCCTGGTTTCCTGCCTTCCTCCACCAAcaatatgaaaagaaataagAGGGTCATGCTTTCTATAAAGAGATTCATTAGAAAGTCCTCTCCAGATATTGTTTTGTTCTTTGAACGGCTTGATTTTATCAATGCTGGTTATGTTGACTTCCCACTTTTGAAACTTGTAACTGAAGTGTTTGGCTCGGCAATTTGGTTCAACACCATCATAGTCATGACTCATTCTTCCTCTGCCATTCCTGAAGGACCTGATGGTTATACTTTTAATTATGAGTCATATATTTCTTATTGTACTAATATAGTACAGCAGCATATACAACAGGCAGTGTTTGATTCTAAGGTTGAAAACCCTGTACTTTTGGTGGAGAACCATTCTCGATGCCCACAAAATATTATGGGAGAGAAAATTCTCCCAAATGGACAAGTTTGGAGATCTCAACTCTTGTTATTTTGCATTTGTACCAAAGTTTTGGGTGATGTAAATTCTCTTCTAAAGTTTCAGAACAGTGTAGAGCTAGGGCCATTAAACAGTCCCCGCATTCCTTCTATGCCCCATCTCCTTTCGTCTCTCTTACGCCATCGACTTGTATCCAATCTAAGTGGGACTGATGATGAAATTGAGGAAATATTACTCTCtgataagaaagaagaagatgaatatgaTCAACTTCCATCCATACGAGTGTTGACAAAATCTCAGTTTGAAAAGTTGCCTGAGCCACTAAAAAAAGATTATCTGGATGAAATGGATTACAGGGAAACTCTTTACTTAAAGAAGCAGTTGAAAGAAGACTATCAGAGGCGCAAAGAGAAACTACTCTCAACAGATAAAAAGTTTTTGAATGGTGATAACCCTGATGATCAACAGGCACCTACTGAACCTGTTTTGTTACCGGATATGGCTGTTCCTGCAAGTTTTGACTCAGATTGCCATAGCCATAGAtatcgttgtcttgtttctgATGACCAATTGCTTGTGAGACCTGTTCTTGATCTACAAGGATGGGATCACGATGTGGGCTTTGATGGTATAAACTTGGAGACTACTACAGAAATAAAGAAGAATGTATATGCCTCAGTTGTGGGACAGATGAATAAGAACAAACAGGATTTCAGTATTCAATCTGAGTGTACTGCAGCTTATGTTGATCCGTTGGGCCCTACTTATTCTATGGGTGTTGATGTTCAATCCTCCGGTAAAGATTTCATTTGTACCGTTCATAGCAACACAAAGTTGAAAAACATAAAGCACAATATTGCTGACTGTGGTGTTTCTTTAACATCTTTTGTTAAGAAGTACTACGTGGGTGCAAAACTTGAGGATACTGTGTTTGTTGGGAAgagattaaaatttgttttgaatGCTGGCCGCATGGAAGGTGCAGGACAAATGGCATATGGTGGGAGTTTTGAAGCTAATTTACGAGGGGAAGATTATCCTGTAAGAAATGACAATGTAAGCTTGACGATGACAGTCCTCTCTTTCAATAAAGAAATGGTGTTGAGTGGAAGTTTACAATCCGAGTTCAGGTTATCTAGAAGCTCGAAAGCATCTGTAAGTGCTAATCTAAATAGTCGTAAAATGGGGCaaatatgtataaagataagtAGCTCGGAGCATTTACAAATTGCCTCGGTTGCAATTCTCTCGATTTGGAAATTCCTATCACGTAGAAAGGAAACTAAGAACTTGGTGAAGGAAGTAATGGACTGA
- the LOC100796846 gene encoding translocase of chloroplast 90, chloroplastic isoform X4, whose translation MKGVRDWVFSQILSKSLVSPSPLSASNSLYAGEHRNGDVNEQDHSASSVSSPIPSDSSNSSYGDQSNQHSSSLQLVSDTEIYQYQHNTNGRRKDTLAKVEELQVKFFRLLQRLGQSRENFLVAKVLYRMHLASLIRAKESDLKRVNHSSSRARAIASEQEATGMPQLDFCCRILVLGKTGVGKSATINSIFGQAKTTTGAFQPATNCIQEVVGNVNGLNLTFIDTPGFLPSSTNNMKRNKRVMLSIKRFIRKSSPDIVLFFERLDFINAGYVDFPLLKLVTEVFGSAIWFNTIIVMTHSSSAIPEGPDGYTFNYESYISYCTNIVQQHIQQAVFDSKVENPVLLVENHSRCPQNIMGEKILPNGQVWRSQLLLFCICTKVLGDVNSLLKFQNSVELGPLNSPRIPSMPHLLSSLLRHRLVSNLSGTDDEIEEILLSDKKEEDEYDQLPSIRVLTKSQFEKLPEPLKKDYLDEMDYRETLYLKKQLKEDYQRRKEKLLSTDKKFLNGDNPDDQQAPTEPVLLPDMAVPASFDSDCHSHRYRCLVSDDQLLVRPVLDLQGWDHDVGFDGINLETTTEIKKNVYASVVGQMNKNKQDFSIQSECTAAYVDPLGPTYSMGVDVQSSGKDFICTVHSNTKLKNIKHNIADCGVSLTSFVKKYYVGAKLEDTVFVGKRLKFVLNAGRMEGAGQMAYGGSFEANLRGEDYPVRNDNVSLTMTVLSFNKEMVLSGSLQSEFRLSRSSKASVSANLNSRKMGQICIKISSSEHLQIASVAILSIWKFLSRRKETKNLVKEVMD comes from the exons ATGAAAGGTGTTAGAGATTGGGTTTTCTCTCAAATACTATCCAAATCACTGGTCTCGCCTTCACCATTATCTGCCAGTAATAGTCTCTATGCTGGAGAACATCGGAATGGAGATGTTAATGAGCAAG ATCACTCAGCTAGTTCAGTATCATCACCCATTCCTTCTGACTCATCAAACTCTTCATACGGTGATCAGAGTAATCAGCATAGTTCCTCCTTGCAGCTAGTTTCAGATACAGAAATCTATCAGTATCAACATAACACTAATGGAAGACGGAAGGATACTTTGGCCAAGGTTGAGGAGCTCCAAGTTAAATTCTTCCGATTGCTCCAACGCCTTGGCCAGTCACGAGAAAATTTTTTGGTTGCTAAGGTTCTTTATCGGATGCACCTGGCATCTTTGATTCGTGCCAAGGAATCAGATCTGAAAAGAGTTAATCATAGTAGCAGTAGAGCTCGAGCAATAGCAAGCGAACAGGAAGCTACCGGTATGCCTCAACTGGATTTCTGCTGCAGAATACTTGTCCTTGGAAAAACTGGAGTTGGTAAAAGTGCTACCATAAATTCTATATTTGGTCAAGCAAAAACCACCACCGGTGCTTTTCAACCTGCTACTAATTGCATCCAAGAAGTTGTGGGAAATGTCAATGGGCTTAACCTAACATTTATTGATACCCCTGGTTTCCTGCCTTCCTCCACCAAcaatatgaaaagaaataagAGGGTCATGCTTTCTATAAAGAGATTCATTAGAAAGTCCTCTCCAGATATTGTTTTGTTCTTTGAACGGCTTGATTTTATCAATGCTGGTTATGTTGACTTCCCACTTTTGAAACTTGTAACTGAAGTGTTTGGCTCGGCAATTTGGTTCAACACCATCATAGTCATGACTCATTCTTCCTCTGCCATTCCTGAAGGACCTGATGGTTATACTTTTAATTATGAGTCATATATTTCTTATTGTACTAATATAGTACAGCAGCATATACAACAGGCAGTGTTTGATTCTAAGGTTGAAAACCCTGTACTTTTGGTGGAGAACCATTCTCGATGCCCACAAAATATTATGGGAGAGAAAATTCTCCCAAATGGACAAGTTTGGAGATCTCAACTCTTGTTATTTTGCATTTGTACCAAAGTTTTGGGTGATGTAAATTCTCTTCTAAAGTTTCAGAACAGTGTAGAGCTAGGGCCATTAAACAGTCCCCGCATTCCTTCTATGCCCCATCTCCTTTCGTCTCTCTTACGCCATCGACTTGTATCCAATCTAAGTGGGACTGATGATGAAATTGAGGAAATATTACTCTCtgataagaaagaagaagatgaatatgaTCAACTTCCATCCATACGAGTGTTGACAAAATCTCAGTTTGAAAAGTTGCCTGAGCCACTAAAAAAAGATTATCTGGATGAAATGGATTACAGGGAAACTCTTTACTTAAAGAAGCAGTTGAAAGAAGACTATCAGAGGCGCAAAGAGAAACTACTCTCAACAGATAAAAAGTTTTTGAATGGTGATAACCCTGATGATCAACAGGCACCTACTGAACCTGTTTTGTTACCGGATATGGCTGTTCCTGCAAGTTTTGACTCAGATTGCCATAGCCATAGAtatcgttgtcttgtttctgATGACCAATTGCTTGTGAGACCTGTTCTTGATCTACAAGGATGGGATCACGATGTGGGCTTTGATGGTATAAACTTGGAGACTACTACAGAAATAAAGAAGAATGTATATGCCTCAGTTGTGGGACAGATGAATAAGAACAAACAGGATTTCAGTATTCAATCTGAGTGTACTGCAGCTTATGTTGATCCGTTGGGCCCTACTTATTCTATGGGTGTTGATGTTCAATCCTCCGGTAAAGATTTCATTTGTACCGTTCATAGCAACACAAAGTTGAAAAACATAAAGCACAATATTGCTGACTGTGGTGTTTCTTTAACATCTTTTGTTAAGAAGTACTACGTGGGTGCAAAACTTGAGGATACTGTGTTTGTTGGGAAgagattaaaatttgttttgaatGCTGGCCGCATGGAAGGTGCAGGACAAATGGCATATGGTGGGAGTTTTGAAGCTAATTTACGAGGGGAAGATTATCCTGTAAGAAATGACAATGTAAGCTTGACGATGACAGTCCTCTCTTTCAATAAAGAAATGGTGTTGAGTGGAAGTTTACAATCCGAGTTCAGGTTATCTAGAAGCTCGAAAGCATCTGTAAGTGCTAATCTAAATAGTCGTAAAATGGGGCaaatatgtataaagataagtAGCTCGGAGCATTTACAAATTGCCTCGGTTGCAATTCTCTCGATTTGGAAATTCCTATCACGTAGAAAGGAAACTAAGAACTTGGTGAAGGAAGTAATGGACTGA
- the LOC100796846 gene encoding translocase of chloroplast 90, chloroplastic isoform X1: MNIFTHVYDVSGVLYCCKLPFSSWSYGVLFSYYCSRMKGVRDWVFSQILSKSLVSPSPLSASNSLYAGEHRNGDVNEQGSDHSASSVSSPIPSDSSNSSYGDQSNQHSSSLQLVSDTEIYQYQHNTNGRRKDTLAKVEELQVKFFRLLQRLGQSRENFLVAKVLYRMHLASLIRAKESDLKRVNHSSSRARAIASEQEATGMPQLDFCCRILVLGKTGVGKSATINSIFGQAKTTTGAFQPATNCIQEVVGNVNGLNLTFIDTPGFLPSSTNNMKRNKRVMLSIKRFIRKSSPDIVLFFERLDFINAGYVDFPLLKLVTEVFGSAIWFNTIIVMTHSSSAIPEGPDGYTFNYESYISYCTNIVQQHIQQAVFDSKVENPVLLVENHSRCPQNIMGEKILPNGQVWRSQLLLFCICTKVLGDVNSLLKFQNSVELGPLNSPRIPSMPHLLSSLLRHRLVSNLSGTDDEIEEILLSDKKEEDEYDQLPSIRVLTKSQFEKLPEPLKKDYLDEMDYRETLYLKKQLKEDYQRRKEKLLSTDKKFLNGDNPDDQQAPTEPVLLPDMAVPASFDSDCHSHRYRCLVSDDQLLVRPVLDLQGWDHDVGFDGINLETTTEIKKNVYASVVGQMNKNKQDFSIQSECTAAYVDPLGPTYSMGVDVQSSGKDFICTVHSNTKLKNIKHNIADCGVSLTSFVKKYYVGAKLEDTVFVGKRLKFVLNAGRMEGAGQMAYGGSFEANLRGEDYPVRNDNVSLTMTVLSFNKEMVLSGSLQSEFRLSRSSKASVSANLNSRKMGQICIKISSSEHLQIASVAILSIWKFLSRRKETKNLVKEVMD, translated from the exons ATGAATATTTTTACTCATGTTTATGATGTGTCTGGGGTGTTATACTGCTGCAAATTACCATTTTCTAGTTGGAGTTATGGAGTTCTCTTTTCATATTATTGCAGTAGGATGAAAGGTGTTAGAGATTGGGTTTTCTCTCAAATACTATCCAAATCACTGGTCTCGCCTTCACCATTATCTGCCAGTAATAGTCTCTATGCTGGAGAACATCGGAATGGAGATGTTAATGAGCAAG gTTCAGATCACTCAGCTAGTTCAGTATCATCACCCATTCCTTCTGACTCATCAAACTCTTCATACGGTGATCAGAGTAATCAGCATAGTTCCTCCTTGCAGCTAGTTTCAGATACAGAAATCTATCAGTATCAACATAACACTAATGGAAGACGGAAGGATACTTTGGCCAAGGTTGAGGAGCTCCAAGTTAAATTCTTCCGATTGCTCCAACGCCTTGGCCAGTCACGAGAAAATTTTTTGGTTGCTAAGGTTCTTTATCGGATGCACCTGGCATCTTTGATTCGTGCCAAGGAATCAGATCTGAAAAGAGTTAATCATAGTAGCAGTAGAGCTCGAGCAATAGCAAGCGAACAGGAAGCTACCGGTATGCCTCAACTGGATTTCTGCTGCAGAATACTTGTCCTTGGAAAAACTGGAGTTGGTAAAAGTGCTACCATAAATTCTATATTTGGTCAAGCAAAAACCACCACCGGTGCTTTTCAACCTGCTACTAATTGCATCCAAGAAGTTGTGGGAAATGTCAATGGGCTTAACCTAACATTTATTGATACCCCTGGTTTCCTGCCTTCCTCCACCAAcaatatgaaaagaaataagAGGGTCATGCTTTCTATAAAGAGATTCATTAGAAAGTCCTCTCCAGATATTGTTTTGTTCTTTGAACGGCTTGATTTTATCAATGCTGGTTATGTTGACTTCCCACTTTTGAAACTTGTAACTGAAGTGTTTGGCTCGGCAATTTGGTTCAACACCATCATAGTCATGACTCATTCTTCCTCTGCCATTCCTGAAGGACCTGATGGTTATACTTTTAATTATGAGTCATATATTTCTTATTGTACTAATATAGTACAGCAGCATATACAACAGGCAGTGTTTGATTCTAAGGTTGAAAACCCTGTACTTTTGGTGGAGAACCATTCTCGATGCCCACAAAATATTATGGGAGAGAAAATTCTCCCAAATGGACAAGTTTGGAGATCTCAACTCTTGTTATTTTGCATTTGTACCAAAGTTTTGGGTGATGTAAATTCTCTTCTAAAGTTTCAGAACAGTGTAGAGCTAGGGCCATTAAACAGTCCCCGCATTCCTTCTATGCCCCATCTCCTTTCGTCTCTCTTACGCCATCGACTTGTATCCAATCTAAGTGGGACTGATGATGAAATTGAGGAAATATTACTCTCtgataagaaagaagaagatgaatatgaTCAACTTCCATCCATACGAGTGTTGACAAAATCTCAGTTTGAAAAGTTGCCTGAGCCACTAAAAAAAGATTATCTGGATGAAATGGATTACAGGGAAACTCTTTACTTAAAGAAGCAGTTGAAAGAAGACTATCAGAGGCGCAAAGAGAAACTACTCTCAACAGATAAAAAGTTTTTGAATGGTGATAACCCTGATGATCAACAGGCACCTACTGAACCTGTTTTGTTACCGGATATGGCTGTTCCTGCAAGTTTTGACTCAGATTGCCATAGCCATAGAtatcgttgtcttgtttctgATGACCAATTGCTTGTGAGACCTGTTCTTGATCTACAAGGATGGGATCACGATGTGGGCTTTGATGGTATAAACTTGGAGACTACTACAGAAATAAAGAAGAATGTATATGCCTCAGTTGTGGGACAGATGAATAAGAACAAACAGGATTTCAGTATTCAATCTGAGTGTACTGCAGCTTATGTTGATCCGTTGGGCCCTACTTATTCTATGGGTGTTGATGTTCAATCCTCCGGTAAAGATTTCATTTGTACCGTTCATAGCAACACAAAGTTGAAAAACATAAAGCACAATATTGCTGACTGTGGTGTTTCTTTAACATCTTTTGTTAAGAAGTACTACGTGGGTGCAAAACTTGAGGATACTGTGTTTGTTGGGAAgagattaaaatttgttttgaatGCTGGCCGCATGGAAGGTGCAGGACAAATGGCATATGGTGGGAGTTTTGAAGCTAATTTACGAGGGGAAGATTATCCTGTAAGAAATGACAATGTAAGCTTGACGATGACAGTCCTCTCTTTCAATAAAGAAATGGTGTTGAGTGGAAGTTTACAATCCGAGTTCAGGTTATCTAGAAGCTCGAAAGCATCTGTAAGTGCTAATCTAAATAGTCGTAAAATGGGGCaaatatgtataaagataagtAGCTCGGAGCATTTACAAATTGCCTCGGTTGCAATTCTCTCGATTTGGAAATTCCTATCACGTAGAAAGGAAACTAAGAACTTGGTGAAGGAAGTAATGGACTGA
- the TDF-5 gene encoding uncharacterized protein LOC732564, protein MEEEESEKSPQLVRVLEALKEATHDIQRHHSSDSPAIKALLELHSILSSSDPYLSALSDHLIRLKTLVHSLNHSNGLLSFLTRPLSTLSLSRLASQIESEIQSWIDRETLHTLSSSLRNPNNNHEFVSLLTQSIYRVSQGFNRELQDLVLKLKLFSSLESVLFDDKCSIPVREQAGLAVSALIRFNKDVFVGQVLMGPTVRALVSMGSVLSLEVLCSLIRSIRSPLVDEIESNGEIPNIIAMLNSEDLELRVVALGCALEIGYFGRKEAVEAMMKEGLVEKLVELQRSEKGGDLIEIGREKVSGVLERKPFASCVARFAVQLEVGEGLRQREKRAFKPEILIRVRDASVSEAEAATIAAEVLWGSSP, encoded by the coding sequence atggaagaagaagagagtgaaaaatccCCACAATTGGTGCGAGTCCTTGAAGCTCTGAAAGAAGCCACCCACGACATCCAACGACACCACTCCTCGGATTCCCCAGCCATAAAGGCACTCCTGGAACTCCACTCCATTCTCTCCTCCTCGGACCCCTACCTCTCCGCTCTCTCCGACCACCTCATCCGCCTCAAAACCCTCGTCCACTCTCTCAACCACTCCAATGGCCTTCTATCCTTCCTCACTCGCCCCCTCTCCACTCTCTCCCTCTCACGCCTCGCCTCCCAAATCGAGTCCGAAATCCAATCCTGGATCGACCGCGAAACTCTCCACACCCTCTCCTCTTCTCTacgaaaccctaacaataaccACGAATTTGTCTCCTTGTTGACTCAGTCCATTTACCGTGTCTCGCAGGGCTTCAATCGCGAGTTGCAGGACCTGGTTCTCAAACTAAAGCTCTTCTCATCGCTGGAGTCGGTTCTGTTCGACGATAAGTGTTCGATCCCGGTTCGGGAACAGGCCGGTCTGGCTGTCTCCGCGTTAATCCGGTTCAATAAAGACGTGTTCGTGGGCCAGGTTCTGATGGGCCCCACCGTCCGGGCTTTGGTCTCGATGGGCTCTGTTCTGTCCCTTGAGGTGCTGTGTTCACTCATCAGGTCCATTAGGTCTCCTCTGGTGGACGAGATCGAGAGCAACGGTGAGATTCCGAATATTATCGCGATGTTGAATTCGGAGGATCTGGAACTGCGTGTTGTTGCGTTGGGGTGCGCGCTGGAGATAGGGTACTTCGGGCGGAAGGAAGCGGTGGAGGCGATGATGAAGGAGGGGTTGGTGGAGAAGCTGGTGGAGTTGCAGAGGTCGGAGAAAGGTGGGGATTTGATTGAGATTGGAAGGGAAAAGGTTAGTGGGGTTTTGGAGAGAAAACCTTTTGCGAGCTGCGTGGCGAGGTTTGCGGTGCAGTTGGAAGTTGGGGAAGGGTTGCGGCAGAGAGAAAAGAGGGCTTTTAAACCTGAGATTTTGATCAGAGTTAGAGACGCCTCTGTTTCTGAAGCCGAAGCTGCCACCATTGCTGCTGAGGTTTTGTGGGGTTCCAGCCCATGA